The Bryobacteraceae bacterium genome includes a window with the following:
- a CDS encoding DNA-binding protein, protein MAEVKKMTQTQVVNEVATAAGITKKQAKAAMEKLVELAIAQTKKVGVFVIPGIGRLKKVERKARMGRNPATGEPIKIPARKSVKLTLSKSIKDAIVPPKPKK, encoded by the coding sequence ATGGCCGAAGTGAAGAAAATGACCCAGACGCAGGTGGTCAACGAAGTCGCCACCGCCGCAGGCATCACCAAGAAGCAGGCGAAGGCCGCCATGGAGAAGCTGGTGGAACTCGCCATCGCGCAGACGAAGAAAGTGGGCGTGTTCGTCATCCCGGGCATCGGGCGCCTGAAGAAGGTGGAGCGCAAGGCGCGCATGGGCCGCAACCCCGCCACGGGCGAGCCGATCAAGATCCCGGCCCGCAAGTCGGTGAAGCTCACCCTGTCGAAGTCCATCAAGGACGCGATCGTTCCGCCCAAGCCGAAGAAGTAA
- the tatA gene encoding Sec-independent protein translocase protein TatA gives MRSIGLPELLIILGVAVLLFGGKKIPELAKGLGEGIKNFKNALKEEQTPAKPEEKKQA, from the coding sequence GTGCGGTCGATTGGCTTACCTGAACTGCTGATTATTCTGGGCGTCGCCGTCCTGCTGTTTGGCGGGAAGAAGATCCCGGAATTGGCCAAAGGCCTCGGAGAAGGAATCAAGAACTTCAAGAACGCTTTGAAGGAAGAACAGACGCCCGCCAAGCCGGAAGAGAAGAAGCAGGCTTGA
- a CDS encoding multidrug ABC transporter substrate-binding protein, translating into MSFRDLVRDTLQTLMAHKLRAGLTMFGLMWGIVSIMLMTAAGDGFREGQRQVAANFGENIFIVFPGRTSMQAGGERAGRRVMWTVRDHELLRPHAPSCEHILPELTRSAVAVRSDYNAGSLLVSGSQPPYQRLRALTVAEGRFFSWEDEAQGRRVAFLGADAKKQLFGARNAIGESISIAGFPYLVIGVMQFKDQDSSYDGRDVNKVFVPFSAMIRDLPQPPPWPPDTVDQLIVKARTIEQHEACVTEVRRGLARLHRFDPEDTMAAAIWDTVRESRAFKTMTDGMKHFLGAIGVVTLLLGGIGTMNVMLVAVRERTREIGLRMSVGATRRQIQMMFFLETALIVFSSGALGMGFALAVCHFVNKLPMPQYFAGLMPSWEVGAACAALLGLVAFLSALYPASRAASIDPVQALHFEAGG; encoded by the coding sequence TTGAGCTTCCGCGACCTGGTCCGCGACACGCTGCAGACGCTGATGGCCCACAAGCTGAGGGCCGGACTGACGATGTTCGGCCTGATGTGGGGCATCGTGTCCATCATGCTGATGACGGCCGCCGGGGACGGCTTCCGTGAAGGCCAGCGGCAGGTAGCGGCCAATTTCGGGGAAAACATTTTCATCGTGTTTCCGGGCCGCACGTCGATGCAGGCGGGCGGCGAGCGCGCCGGCCGGCGAGTCATGTGGACGGTCCGCGACCACGAGCTGCTGCGGCCTCATGCACCGTCGTGCGAGCATATCCTGCCGGAGCTGACGCGCAGCGCGGTGGCCGTGCGCAGCGACTACAACGCCGGATCGCTCCTGGTGAGCGGCAGCCAGCCGCCGTATCAGCGGCTGCGCGCGCTGACCGTGGCGGAAGGCCGGTTCTTTTCCTGGGAAGACGAAGCGCAGGGCCGCCGCGTGGCGTTCCTCGGCGCGGACGCGAAGAAGCAGCTGTTCGGGGCGCGCAATGCCATCGGAGAGAGCATCTCCATCGCCGGGTTTCCGTATCTCGTCATCGGCGTGATGCAGTTCAAGGATCAGGATTCGAGCTACGACGGCCGGGACGTGAACAAGGTGTTCGTGCCGTTTTCAGCGATGATCCGCGATCTGCCGCAGCCGCCGCCCTGGCCGCCCGACACGGTGGACCAGCTGATTGTCAAGGCGCGGACGATCGAACAGCACGAGGCGTGCGTGACCGAAGTGCGCCGCGGGCTGGCCCGTCTGCACCGCTTCGATCCGGAAGACACGATGGCTGCGGCCATCTGGGACACGGTGCGCGAGTCGCGCGCGTTCAAGACGATGACGGACGGGATGAAGCACTTCCTCGGCGCCATCGGCGTGGTGACGCTGCTGCTCGGAGGCATCGGCACAATGAACGTCATGCTGGTGGCCGTGCGGGAGCGCACCCGCGAAATCGGCCTGCGCATGTCGGTGGGCGCCACGCGGCGGCAGATCCAGATGATGTTCTTTCTCGAGACGGCGCTAATCGTTTTCTCGAGCGGAGCTCTAGGCATGGGGTTCGCGCTCGCGGTCTGCCATTTTGTCAACAAGCTGCCGATGCCGCAGTATTTTGCCGGGCTGATGCCATCCTGGGAGGTTGGCGCGGCGTGCGCGGCCCTGCTGGGGCTGGTGGCGTTCCTTTCGGCGCTGTATCCGGCGTCGCGTGCCGCCAGCATCGATCCCGTGCAGGCGCTGCACTTCGAGGCGGGAGGCTGA